The following are encoded in a window of Roseimicrobium gellanilyticum genomic DNA:
- a CDS encoding LLM class flavin-dependent oxidoreductase has protein sequence MNAPPSIPIRTTPRIAEVSWFSALCSDDFEYLGVPDGSLRSSFEHCSSIVKKADELGYQNVLLPSGFVPGQDALGFAFSMAVLTKQINQLVALRMGEVHPPMLARAISSLDHIAKGRLALNIISSDMPGLKESNEERYSRSDEIIQFLKQCWTQETVEFHGRFYDFHPLPTDPVKPYQQNGGPLLYFGGISPMAQALCAKHCDVFLMWPETTPLLTETMRGVAAQAAEHDRKIDFGLRIHVIVRETESEAREAARKLVSKLDDTKGLEIKSRSQDSKSAGVLRQDALREAADDEGYIEEHIWSGIGRARSGCGSAIVGDPDQVYAKLQSYMDLGMRSFILSGYPHLEECDLFAKYVLPRMQTCRLNEVQGRLPKETPVTPLTTGKRK, from the coding sequence GTGAATGCTCCCCCCAGCATCCCGATAAGGACGACCCCACGTATCGCAGAAGTCTCGTGGTTCTCCGCCTTGTGCTCCGATGATTTTGAATATCTCGGCGTGCCGGACGGAAGTTTGAGAAGCAGCTTTGAGCATTGCTCGAGCATCGTAAAGAAGGCCGATGAGCTTGGCTACCAGAACGTCCTGCTGCCCTCCGGCTTCGTGCCAGGGCAGGATGCGCTGGGTTTCGCCTTCTCCATGGCGGTCCTGACCAAACAGATCAACCAGCTCGTAGCCCTGCGCATGGGTGAGGTGCATCCGCCCATGCTGGCGCGCGCCATCTCCTCGCTGGATCACATTGCGAAAGGCCGCCTCGCCTTGAACATCATCTCCAGCGACATGCCCGGGCTGAAGGAGTCCAACGAAGAGCGCTACTCGCGAAGCGACGAGATCATCCAATTCCTGAAGCAGTGCTGGACGCAGGAGACCGTGGAGTTTCACGGGCGCTTCTATGATTTCCATCCACTGCCCACGGATCCGGTGAAGCCCTACCAGCAGAATGGTGGACCTCTGCTGTACTTCGGCGGCATCTCCCCCATGGCCCAGGCGCTGTGCGCGAAGCATTGCGATGTCTTCCTGATGTGGCCGGAGACCACGCCCCTGCTGACAGAAACCATGAGAGGGGTCGCTGCCCAAGCAGCGGAGCATGACCGGAAGATTGACTTCGGTCTACGCATCCATGTCATCGTGCGCGAAACCGAAAGCGAGGCTCGCGAGGCCGCACGAAAGCTGGTCTCCAAGCTCGACGACACGAAAGGTCTTGAGATCAAGTCCCGCTCTCAAGACAGCAAGTCCGCCGGTGTGCTGCGCCAGGATGCACTCCGCGAAGCGGCTGATGATGAAGGCTACATTGAGGAGCACATTTGGAGTGGCATCGGCCGGGCCCGCAGCGGCTGTGGCAGCGCCATCGTGGGCGACCCGGATCAAGTCTATGCGAAATTGCAGAGCTACATGGACCTCGGCATGCGCTCCTTCATCTTGAGCGGCTATCCTCACTTGGAAGAGTGTGACCTTTTTGCGAAGTACGTGCTGCCCCGCATGCAGACGTGCCGGCTGAACGAGGTGCAGGGAAGGTTGCCGAAGGAAACACCGGTGACGCCGCTGACGACAGGGAAGAGGAAGTAG
- the recG gene encoding ATP-dependent DNA helicase RecG, with the protein MSASSSKSSLTLDTPLSGVPGLSAAIAKSLGKEGFLTVEQLVLHLPSRHEDRRKMEFKGFSPSEIPVCHQVQVLSTRVMRFGGRRGGNFEAVVEAAQDNPMHQQLTLRWFGMPFLQKAIAVGMEMMVYGKIKQIKDRLVMGHPEYEVVKGDEEGDAEIHTSRIVPIYPLKGALKQKMLRTAIWRVLEHLDDRGMADLLPPPKAGGEFDGLGRAQALRTLHKPSEMSVLEQARRYLALEEFYILQLRVVRRRLRFKHTGGHALKPEGKLLQQFLASLPFAFTEAQDRSLREIAADMAMPQPMNRLLHGDVGSGKTVVALAAMLIAVESGRQGALMAPTQILAEQHYQNALRLLEPLGMRVSLRTGDKKADGGALELFEFKTGPTNGEAGQPHIFIGTHALLYGENESALSKLGLVVIDEQHKFGVAQRARLISRGEAPDVLVMTATPIPRTLTLTMYGDLDVSTIDERPKERGKVITAVREVTKVDEVTKFVRTQIEEGRQCYIVYPLIEESEKLDAGAAVKGHAEWTERLTPHAVGLLHGRMDGDAKEAVMRRFRSGELKALVSTTVIEVGVDVPNATVMLIHDAARFGLAQIHQLRGRIGRGSHTSWCVLFVPKGDKEAKERLHLLEETHDGFRIAEEDLKRRGPGNVLGHAQSGQAPLLFGEMLADTRLITLARRLAERTLEQDPELEKSEHLRLRPLLGNVEADEEVGRQ; encoded by the coding sequence TTGTCCGCCTCTTCTTCAAAGTCATCGTTGACCCTTGATACCCCGCTCTCCGGTGTGCCGGGCTTGTCGGCTGCCATCGCCAAGTCTCTGGGCAAGGAAGGATTCCTCACCGTGGAGCAGCTGGTCCTTCACCTGCCCTCGCGCCACGAGGATCGCCGCAAGATGGAGTTCAAGGGATTCTCACCCAGTGAGATTCCGGTATGTCATCAGGTGCAGGTGCTCAGCACTCGCGTGATGCGCTTTGGCGGCAGACGTGGGGGAAATTTCGAAGCCGTGGTGGAGGCGGCGCAGGACAATCCCATGCACCAGCAGCTCACGCTCCGGTGGTTCGGGATGCCCTTTCTGCAGAAGGCCATTGCCGTGGGCATGGAGATGATGGTGTACGGCAAGATCAAGCAGATCAAAGACCGCCTCGTGATGGGGCACCCCGAGTACGAAGTGGTGAAGGGCGATGAAGAAGGAGACGCCGAAATCCACACGAGCCGCATCGTTCCCATCTACCCGCTCAAGGGTGCCCTGAAGCAGAAGATGCTGCGCACCGCCATCTGGCGGGTGCTGGAGCATCTGGATGATCGCGGCATGGCGGACTTGCTGCCGCCTCCCAAGGCCGGTGGTGAGTTCGATGGTCTCGGTCGTGCCCAGGCGCTGCGTACGCTGCACAAGCCATCGGAGATGAGCGTGCTGGAGCAGGCGCGCAGGTATCTGGCGCTGGAGGAGTTTTATATCCTGCAATTGCGTGTGGTGCGCCGTCGTCTGCGCTTCAAGCACACCGGAGGGCATGCGCTGAAGCCAGAGGGGAAACTCCTCCAACAATTCCTCGCTTCTCTGCCATTCGCCTTTACCGAAGCACAGGATCGCTCGCTGCGTGAGATTGCGGCAGACATGGCCATGCCCCAGCCCATGAATCGACTGCTGCACGGCGATGTGGGCAGCGGCAAGACGGTGGTGGCTCTCGCTGCGATGCTCATTGCCGTGGAGTCCGGAAGACAAGGCGCACTCATGGCACCCACGCAGATCCTCGCCGAGCAACACTATCAAAATGCGCTGCGCCTGCTGGAGCCCCTGGGCATGCGCGTGAGTCTCCGCACGGGAGACAAGAAGGCGGATGGTGGTGCGCTGGAGCTTTTCGAGTTCAAAACCGGCCCGACAAATGGTGAGGCAGGCCAGCCGCACATCTTCATCGGCACGCATGCCTTGTTGTATGGCGAAAACGAATCCGCCCTCTCGAAGCTCGGCCTCGTGGTGATCGATGAACAGCACAAGTTTGGCGTCGCCCAGCGCGCCCGCCTCATCTCGCGCGGCGAGGCTCCCGATGTGCTGGTGATGACCGCTACGCCCATTCCGCGGACCCTGACGCTCACCATGTACGGAGACCTTGATGTCTCTACGATAGATGAGCGTCCCAAGGAACGAGGCAAGGTGATCACCGCCGTCCGTGAAGTCACCAAGGTGGACGAGGTGACCAAATTCGTCCGCACTCAGATCGAAGAAGGCAGGCAGTGCTACATCGTCTATCCCCTCATCGAAGAATCAGAGAAACTTGACGCTGGCGCTGCGGTGAAAGGTCATGCCGAGTGGACCGAACGTCTGACACCGCATGCCGTGGGACTGCTGCACGGTCGCATGGACGGCGATGCAAAGGAGGCCGTGATGCGCCGCTTCCGCTCGGGCGAGTTGAAGGCGCTGGTGAGCACTACCGTCATCGAAGTGGGTGTGGACGTGCCGAACGCCACCGTCATGCTCATTCACGATGCCGCACGTTTTGGTCTTGCGCAGATCCACCAGTTGCGCGGTCGCATCGGTCGTGGGTCGCACACCTCCTGGTGCGTCCTCTTCGTGCCGAAGGGTGACAAGGAGGCGAAGGAACGCCTGCATCTGCTCGAAGAGACGCACGATGGTTTCCGCATCGCGGAAGAAGATCTCAAACGCCGCGGCCCCGGCAACGTCCTGGGGCACGCCCAGAGCGGTCAGGCCCCGTTGCTCTTCGGTGAGATGCTCGCGGATACCCGCCTCATCACGCTGGCCCGCCGGCTCGCGGAACGCACGCTGGAGCAGGATCCGGAGCTCGAGAAATCGGAGCACCTACGCCTTCGTCCTCTCCTGGGTAATGTGGAGGCCGATGAGGAAGTGGGAAGACAGTGA
- a CDS encoding histone deacetylase family protein, whose amino-acid sequence MATDTTALPTGLLLDNVYRDHDTGPGHPEQPARYKVVTEALTQAGLVQKTQALTQQPCEDDHILLCHTKAYLDIAKRDVASGRDELSTGDTIICPRSLDVAQRAVGAVVNAVDAVMTGKLKNAFCAVRPPGHHARPAQGMGFCLFNNIAIGARHAQKKHGAAKVLIVDWDVHHGNGTQDIFYEDGSVFFFSSHQAPWYPFTGWAEETGTGKGKGCTMNAPFAAGSGMKEIGGAIEGPLAEVAAKFKPDLVMISAGFDSRVDDPLGRFTLTDDQFASLTKTLRQFAGEHCGGRIVSVLEGGYNLDGLGKAVAAHVGALV is encoded by the coding sequence ATGGCCACCGACACCACTGCGCTGCCCACGGGACTGCTGCTTGATAACGTCTATCGTGATCACGACACCGGCCCTGGACATCCGGAACAGCCTGCCCGGTACAAGGTTGTCACGGAGGCCCTCACCCAAGCAGGCCTGGTGCAAAAGACCCAGGCACTGACCCAGCAGCCGTGCGAGGATGACCACATCCTGCTGTGCCATACCAAGGCCTATCTCGACATCGCCAAGCGCGACGTGGCGAGTGGCCGCGACGAACTCAGCACCGGGGACACCATCATCTGCCCGCGCTCGCTGGATGTGGCGCAACGTGCCGTGGGCGCCGTAGTCAATGCCGTGGATGCGGTGATGACTGGCAAACTGAAGAACGCCTTCTGCGCCGTACGGCCTCCCGGACACCACGCCCGGCCCGCTCAAGGGATGGGCTTCTGCCTTTTCAACAACATCGCCATCGGCGCGCGCCATGCGCAAAAGAAACATGGCGCCGCGAAGGTGCTCATCGTGGATTGGGACGTGCATCACGGCAATGGCACCCAGGACATCTTTTATGAAGACGGGAGCGTCTTCTTCTTCAGCTCGCACCAGGCGCCATGGTATCCCTTCACCGGTTGGGCTGAGGAGACAGGAACCGGCAAAGGAAAAGGGTGCACGATGAATGCACCCTTTGCCGCAGGTTCCGGCATGAAGGAGATTGGTGGTGCGATCGAAGGCCCCCTGGCGGAGGTGGCGGCGAAATTCAAACCGGATCTGGTGATGATCTCCGCGGGCTTTGATTCACGTGTCGATGACCCCTTGGGACGATTCACACTGACGGATGACCAGTTCGCGTCGCTCACCAAGACGCTGCGCCAGTTTGCCGGGGAGCATTGCGGTGGCAGGATTGTGTCCGTATTGGAAGGCGGATACAATCTCGATGGGCTCGGCAAGGCGGTGGCAGCCCATGTGGGAGCCCTCGTTTAA
- a CDS encoding YoaK family protein yields MISKLPKWVGIGAWALAFVAGMVNVVGFLSFEHQAVTHLTGTTSMLGAAIAEGRGRDVMGLGLVIASFLAGAMLSGFIIQDSALRLGRRYGVVLVLESLLLCTAAFLLRTHHTSGMYLAAGACGLQNAMATTYSGAVIRTTHLSGMFTDLGISLGHLLRGLPVEPRRLRISWIIISAFLTGGIAGAAAFHWWSYNTLFIPAALTGLAGMAYGIYRHTRR; encoded by the coding sequence ATGATCTCCAAGCTGCCGAAGTGGGTGGGCATCGGGGCGTGGGCCCTGGCGTTCGTGGCTGGCATGGTGAATGTGGTGGGCTTTCTGAGCTTTGAGCATCAGGCAGTGACACATCTTACCGGCACGACCTCCATGCTGGGAGCCGCCATTGCGGAGGGGCGGGGCCGCGACGTGATGGGACTGGGGCTGGTGATCGCGTCGTTCCTCGCTGGCGCCATGCTGAGCGGCTTCATCATCCAGGACAGTGCGTTGCGACTGGGTCGGCGATACGGCGTGGTGCTGGTACTGGAGTCCCTGCTCCTTTGCACCGCGGCATTCCTCCTGCGAACACATCATACCTCGGGTATGTACCTGGCAGCTGGAGCGTGCGGTCTGCAGAATGCGATGGCCACGACCTACAGCGGTGCCGTGATCCGCACCACGCACCTGTCCGGCATGTTCACGGATCTCGGTATTTCCCTGGGGCATTTATTGAGAGGGTTGCCCGTGGAGCCCAGACGCCTGCGCATTTCATGGATCATCATCTCGGCCTTTCTCACGGGCGGCATCGCGGGAGCGGCTGCCTTCCACTGGTGGAGCTACAACACACTTTTCATCCCGGCGGCGCTGACAGGACTGGCGGGCATGGCGTATGGCATCTATCGACACACTCGCCGCTGA
- the bioA gene encoding adenosylmethionine--8-amino-7-oxononanoate transaminase, whose product MPPDFVALDKAHVWHPFTPMQDWCAPDHEPIMLVDGEGCWLTDQHGNRYLDGNSSIWTNIHGHRHPRIHAAIKAQLDHVAHTSFLGFANPPAAQLAGELTALIPGGRLNKVFYTDNGSTAIESAVRMSLQYWEQNGSPQRTRIISFDAAYHGDTLGAASLGGIPLFKGSGNQFGYAVQRISSAEQLESLDDVTSIAAVIIEPLIQGAAGMRVWPQGMLKQIETWCRAHDVFLILDEVMTGFGRTGKMFACEHEDVVPDFLCLAKGLTGGYLPLAATLTTQRVFDGFLGDASEGRTFFYGHSYAGSQLGCAAALASLAVFREERLLEQLPAKVTSFTSVLDTLRAHPHVIDIRQCGLIAGIEIGKSKDPREEYPAADRMGVKACLAARRHALLTRPVVNTLVLMPPLCATEGEMQRMAEALRASIDEVCGSD is encoded by the coding sequence ATGCCTCCCGATTTCGTCGCCCTCGATAAGGCCCATGTCTGGCATCCCTTCACGCCGATGCAGGACTGGTGCGCCCCTGATCACGAGCCCATCATGCTCGTGGACGGCGAAGGCTGCTGGCTCACCGACCAGCATGGCAATCGCTACCTCGATGGCAACTCCTCCATCTGGACGAACATCCATGGCCATCGCCACCCGCGCATTCATGCGGCCATCAAGGCCCAACTCGATCACGTAGCACATACTTCGTTTCTGGGATTCGCCAATCCACCCGCCGCTCAACTCGCCGGCGAACTGACCGCTCTTATCCCCGGTGGCAGGCTCAACAAGGTCTTCTACACGGACAACGGCTCCACCGCGATCGAGTCCGCAGTGCGCATGTCCTTGCAATACTGGGAGCAGAATGGATCGCCGCAACGCACGCGCATCATTTCCTTTGATGCCGCCTATCACGGGGACACCCTGGGTGCCGCGAGCTTGGGGGGGATTCCACTCTTCAAGGGCAGTGGCAATCAATTTGGCTACGCCGTCCAGCGGATCAGTTCCGCTGAGCAACTCGAGTCATTAGACGATGTTACGAGTATCGCAGCCGTCATCATCGAACCCCTCATTCAAGGGGCTGCAGGCATGCGCGTGTGGCCCCAAGGGATGTTGAAGCAGATCGAAACCTGGTGCCGGGCGCATGATGTGTTTCTGATTCTCGACGAGGTCATGACCGGCTTTGGCCGCACCGGGAAGATGTTTGCCTGCGAGCATGAAGATGTCGTGCCGGACTTCCTCTGTCTCGCCAAAGGTCTCACCGGTGGCTATTTACCGCTGGCCGCCACGCTCACCACGCAGCGTGTGTTTGATGGCTTCCTCGGTGATGCGAGCGAAGGCCGCACCTTCTTCTACGGCCACAGCTATGCGGGAAGCCAGCTAGGTTGTGCCGCAGCACTGGCGAGCCTCGCCGTATTCCGTGAAGAGCGTCTACTAGAGCAGTTGCCTGCGAAGGTCACATCCTTCACCTCCGTGCTCGATACGCTGCGCGCTCATCCACACGTGATCGATATTCGCCAATGCGGCCTCATTGCCGGCATTGAGATTGGCAAGAGCAAGGACCCACGGGAGGAATACCCGGCTGCTGATCGCATGGGTGTGAAGGCATGCCTCGCTGCACGCAGGCATGCGCTGCTCACGCGGCCAGTGGTGAATACGCTGGTGCTGATGCCGCCCCTCTGTGCGACGGAAGGAGAGATGCAGCGGATGGCGGAGGCCTTGCGTGCGAGCATTGATGAAGTGTGTGGCAGCGATTAG
- a CDS encoding sigma-70 family RNA polymerase sigma factor, producing the protein MKTDLALLQRYHHHGDAGAFAELVRTHAGMVYATAQRVTRDAALAEDVAQEAFLKLARASHQTIDCVGAWLHHVTRQRACDAIRSKVTRQRYEPAAEHWHDTAREASWAEIEPLVDEVLDALPEELRSLLVEHFLEQRAQQEIARRMGVSQSTVSRKLETALQALREGLAKKGVLCGAGLAGLLITQSAHATPGTLVTSLNKIGMTGAGTSAVGSIATSSTLLTMTATTKILFAAGTAAVVSIPFLLSPSNTPSTANPATTSAASAPPPGSRGFATLTADSRPQSAAIQPPKDPEEEKRKWEELIVDMDDREVALAYFRKSGGTIKEDYVDQTLTDIVERNYGGSQAAFERALSEKGQTLDEFRRKQREDIIISVLKARATQGINIADPIERAVAREKGFKEWIQELRHNGGKWVPR; encoded by the coding sequence ATGAAGACCGATCTCGCCCTCCTGCAGCGCTATCATCACCATGGTGATGCGGGTGCGTTTGCGGAGTTGGTTCGTACGCATGCGGGCATGGTGTATGCCACGGCGCAGCGGGTGACGCGTGATGCTGCACTGGCTGAGGATGTGGCGCAGGAGGCCTTTCTGAAACTGGCGCGTGCCAGTCATCAGACCATCGACTGTGTGGGAGCATGGCTGCATCACGTGACACGGCAGCGCGCCTGTGATGCCATTCGCAGCAAGGTGACACGCCAGCGGTATGAGCCTGCGGCGGAGCACTGGCATGATACTGCGCGTGAAGCTTCCTGGGCAGAGATCGAGCCACTCGTGGATGAGGTGCTGGATGCACTGCCGGAGGAGTTACGGTCGCTTCTTGTGGAGCATTTTCTTGAGCAGCGTGCCCAGCAGGAAATCGCGCGGCGGATGGGCGTAAGCCAGTCCACGGTCTCGCGAAAGCTAGAGACGGCGTTGCAGGCACTGCGCGAGGGCCTGGCAAAAAAGGGGGTGCTGTGCGGCGCAGGTCTCGCGGGCTTGCTGATAACGCAGTCCGCGCACGCGACGCCGGGCACATTGGTCACCTCGCTCAACAAGATAGGCATGACCGGCGCTGGTACAAGCGCTGTGGGATCCATCGCCACTTCCAGCACTCTTCTCACCATGACTGCGACCACCAAGATACTCTTCGCTGCGGGAACTGCTGCTGTTGTCAGCATTCCTTTTCTTCTGTCACCATCCAATACGCCTTCGACGGCGAACCCTGCGACAACTTCTGCTGCTTCAGCCCCACCACCGGGTTCGCGGGGCTTTGCTACGCTCACTGCAGATTCAAGGCCGCAGTCTGCCGCCATCCAGCCGCCCAAAGATCCTGAGGAAGAAAAAAGAAAGTGGGAGGAACTCATTGTCGACATGGATGACCGGGAGGTGGCCCTCGCCTACTTCAGGAAGTCGGGCGGTACGATCAAGGAGGATTACGTCGACCAGACCTTGACTGACATCGTCGAGCGAAACTACGGGGGAAGTCAGGCAGCGTTCGAGCGCGCGTTATCGGAAAAAGGCCAGACATTGGATGAGTTCAGACGCAAACAGCGTGAAGACATAATCATCTCAGTGTTGAAGGCGCGGGCCACGCAGGGTATCAATATTGCGGACCCTATCGAGCGGGCCGTTGCCAGAGAGAAGGGCTTCAAGGAGTGGATTCAGGAGCTGCGACACAACGGGGGAAAGTGGGTGCCCCGCTAA
- a CDS encoding sigma-54-dependent transcriptional regulator, whose protein sequence is MKRPFRILIVDASAEDAARTADALREGGYEVSIATNGTEGIDAALGEEVDAVVTEYRLPGAGGLQVISTVHIKKPRLPLILLTGARDGDVAIHAVKSGAYDILPKPVDGAELRSVLEEAIAAARQMSKPVEIGRVYEEQDTLIGKSRAMGRVYRELAKIAATPVTVLIRGETGTGKELIARALYQHGHRAHKPFIAVNCAAIPESLLESELFGHEKGAFTGAVSARIGRFEQAHNATLFLDEIGDMDLHLQAKLLRVLQEKRIQRVGGREDIPVDVRFIAATHRNLEDMINKGEFREDLYYRLNVATIQLPPLRERPEDIPLLVDYFLAKYAEDFGIEKVSIAPEAVRAIQQQPWPGNVRQVQNILRKALLKRRSYTITEDDVRELITESALVRPRQEQNTLAEAAGQVLRRAMDGEIPGAYAEMQRLMERELIGAAMDLSEGNKAKAARWLGISRLTLREKLHQHGLNGK, encoded by the coding sequence ATGAAACGTCCCTTCCGTATCCTCATCGTCGATGCCTCGGCGGAAGATGCGGCGCGCACGGCGGATGCCCTCCGCGAGGGCGGCTACGAGGTGAGCATTGCCACCAACGGAACCGAGGGCATCGATGCCGCCTTGGGAGAGGAAGTGGACGCCGTGGTCACGGAGTACCGCCTGCCGGGGGCGGGTGGCCTACAGGTGATCTCCACCGTGCATATCAAGAAGCCACGCCTGCCTTTGATTCTCCTCACCGGCGCTCGCGATGGCGATGTGGCCATTCACGCCGTGAAGAGTGGGGCGTATGACATTCTGCCCAAGCCGGTGGACGGCGCGGAACTTCGTAGCGTGCTGGAGGAGGCCATTGCTGCCGCGCGCCAGATGTCCAAGCCGGTGGAAATCGGCCGCGTGTATGAGGAGCAGGACACGCTGATTGGAAAGAGCCGCGCCATGGGCCGGGTGTATCGTGAGCTGGCGAAGATTGCCGCCACTCCCGTGACCGTGCTCATCCGTGGTGAGACCGGCACGGGCAAGGAACTCATCGCACGTGCGCTGTACCAGCACGGCCACCGCGCTCACAAGCCTTTCATCGCAGTGAACTGCGCCGCCATTCCGGAGAGTCTCCTGGAGAGCGAACTCTTCGGCCATGAAAAAGGGGCGTTCACCGGCGCGGTGAGCGCACGCATCGGGCGCTTTGAGCAGGCGCACAATGCCACGCTCTTCCTTGATGAGATTGGCGACATGGATCTGCACCTGCAGGCGAAGCTGCTGCGCGTGCTCCAGGAAAAGCGCATCCAGCGTGTGGGCGGCCGCGAGGACATTCCCGTGGATGTGCGCTTCATCGCCGCGACGCATCGGAATCTGGAGGACATGATCAACAAGGGTGAGTTCCGCGAGGACCTCTACTACCGGCTGAATGTCGCCACCATCCAGCTTCCTCCACTGCGTGAGAGGCCGGAGGACATTCCGCTCCTGGTCGACTACTTCCTCGCGAAGTATGCGGAGGACTTCGGCATTGAAAAAGTCTCCATCGCACCCGAGGCGGTGCGCGCCATACAGCAACAACCCTGGCCGGGAAATGTGCGCCAGGTGCAGAACATCCTGCGCAAGGCCCTGCTCAAGCGTCGCAGCTATACCATCACCGAGGATGATGTGCGTGAACTCATCACCGAGTCCGCCCTGGTCCGTCCGCGGCAAGAGCAGAACACCCTCGCCGAGGCGGCCGGACAGGTGCTGCGTCGCGCCATGGACGGAGAAATTCCCGGTGCCTATGCTGAGATGCAGCGCCTCATGGAGCGCGAGCTCATCGGTGCTGCCATGGATCTCTCCGAGGGGAACAAAGCCAAGGCCGCGCGGTGGCTGGGCATCTCACGGCTTACCTTGCGGGAGAAGCTGCATCAGCACGGGTTGAATGGTAAATAG
- a CDS encoding P-II family nitrogen regulator produces MKKIEAIIKPHKLDDVQEALRAVGVNGMTVTEVKGFGRQRGHTEIYRGSEYTVNFLPKVKVEVLVSAEVADAAVKAILQGANTGKVGDGKIAIYNVEDVLRIRTGEHGVDAL; encoded by the coding sequence ATGAAAAAGATCGAAGCCATCATCAAGCCCCACAAACTCGACGACGTCCAGGAAGCGCTCCGCGCCGTCGGCGTGAACGGCATGACCGTCACGGAAGTGAAGGGCTTCGGCCGCCAGCGCGGTCATACGGAAATTTACCGCGGCAGCGAGTACACCGTGAACTTCCTCCCGAAGGTGAAGGTCGAGGTGCTCGTCTCCGCTGAAGTCGCCGACGCCGCGGTGAAGGCCATCCTGCAGGGTGCCAACACCGGCAAGGTGGGCGACGGCAAGATCGCCATCTACAACGTGGAAGACGTCCTGCGCATCCGCACGGGCGAGCACGGCGTGGATGCTCTGTAA
- a CDS encoding DUF5077 domain-containing protein, with the protein MHFFRLPLLLALGLSISLSPARAEKKETEEKPAAEAAATVKEADKKMEEEAPKDPLAEAEALLKAHAETGIGDFGSMEPLQRQDTPDRGVVAFNVDENKAVFSPMAHWEQYNIPMETKRWGRYNVRITYTLKSPALGVQVKIAGSTPESGGTLKKQIKGTSGARNSTFVGQIYVKEAGPLFVALYTPGGIGFSNFYLHEVALVPAPESENVLSPTEDGSLQLLANAATTWSENMRYEPKPEKNCLGFWTEKDDFAEWEFTVTKPGKYAVTVHQGCGAGGGSKVAVMLGEQKLNFTVKDTGGFQKWAPVNAGEVTISEPGTYRLAVKPETKNGKAIMDIQKVVLAPVS; encoded by the coding sequence ATGCATTTCTTCCGCCTGCCCCTGCTGCTTGCCCTTGGATTGAGCATTTCCCTCTCCCCGGCGAGAGCAGAAAAGAAGGAAACGGAAGAAAAGCCGGCTGCGGAAGCCGCCGCCACGGTCAAAGAAGCCGACAAGAAGATGGAAGAGGAGGCTCCCAAGGATCCTCTCGCTGAGGCGGAGGCCCTGCTCAAGGCGCATGCGGAGACCGGCATTGGCGACTTTGGCAGCATGGAACCGCTACAGCGGCAGGACACCCCGGATCGCGGCGTGGTGGCCTTCAATGTGGATGAGAACAAGGCGGTCTTCAGCCCCATGGCCCACTGGGAGCAGTACAACATCCCCATGGAGACGAAACGCTGGGGCCGGTACAACGTGCGCATCACCTACACCCTGAAATCACCTGCTCTTGGTGTGCAGGTGAAGATTGCAGGCAGCACACCAGAGTCCGGTGGCACGCTCAAGAAGCAGATCAAAGGGACCTCCGGCGCACGGAATTCCACGTTTGTCGGGCAGATCTATGTGAAGGAGGCCGGTCCCCTCTTCGTCGCGCTCTACACCCCTGGTGGCATCGGCTTCTCGAACTTCTACCTGCATGAAGTCGCGCTCGTTCCCGCCCCTGAAAGCGAAAATGTCCTCTCGCCTACAGAAGATGGATCTCTGCAGCTCCTCGCCAATGCTGCCACCACCTGGAGCGAGAACATGCGCTACGAACCCAAGCCCGAAAAGAACTGCCTCGGCTTCTGGACGGAGAAGGATGACTTCGCCGAATGGGAATTCACCGTAACCAAGCCCGGCAAGTACGCCGTGACCGTGCACCAGGGATGCGGTGCCGGCGGTGGCAGCAAAGTGGCTGTGATGCTTGGCGAGCAGAAGTTGAACTTCACTGTGAAGGACACCGGAGGCTTCCAGAAATGGGCTCCCGTAAATGCCGGTGAAGTCACCATCAGTGAACCCGGCACCTATCGCCTGGCGGTAAAGCCCGAGACGAAGAATGGCAAGGCCATCATGGACATCCAGAAGGTCGTGCTCGCTCCCGTGAGCTGA